A genomic stretch from Clavelina lepadiformis chromosome 5, kaClaLepa1.1, whole genome shotgun sequence includes:
- the LOC143461162 gene encoding uncharacterized protein LOC143461162 — MYLCEVLCLNNLFFFMWCGSYVTATNSDYNDPTSANEPGELSSQTLLETFLAGMLGLGIVLIIMLLCIYRISKQTVRQLRERENQQGNLAFRFVNGNVVNRQK; from the exons ATGTATCTTTGTGAAGTTCTGTGCttaaataacttgtttttctttatgtGGTGCGGAAGCTATGTTACAGCAACAAATTCAG atTACAATGATCCAACATCTGCAAATGAGCCAGGAGAATTATCTTCACAGACTTTGCTGGAAACTTTCCTGGCTGGGATGTTAGGCTTGGGTATTGTACTCATAATAATGCTTTTGTGCATTTACCGTATCAGCAAACAAACAGTCAGGCAATTGAGAGAACGAG aaaatcaACAAGGAAATTTGGCATTTAGGTTTGTTAACGGAAATGTTGTCAAcaggcaaaaataa
- the LOC143461166 gene encoding uncharacterized protein LOC143461166 isoform X2, with the protein MYVCEVLCLKNLFFLMWCGSYFTATNADYKDPTSAYKPGELSSQNVLETFLVGMLALGIALIIMLLCIYRSRKQTVRQLRERENQQRNLAFRFTNGNVVNRRQ; encoded by the exons ATGTATGTTTGTGAAGTTCTGTGcttaaaaaacttgtttttcttGATGTGGTGCGGAAGCTATTTTACAGCAACAAATGCAG ATTACAAGGATCCAACATCTGCATATAAGCCAGGAGAATTATCCTCTCAGAATGTTCTGGAAACTTTCCTGGTTGGGATGCTAGCCTTGGGTATTGCACTCATAATAATGCTTTTGTGCATTTACCGTAGCAGAAAACAAACAGTCAGGCAATTGAGAGAACGAG aaaatcaACAAAGAAATTTGGCATTTAGGTTTACTAACGGAAATGTCGTCAATAGACGACAATAG
- the LOC143460359 gene encoding uncharacterized protein LOC143460359: protein MYLCEVLCLKNLFFLMWYGSYVTATNADSEDSTPAHDSSKSVSHIALESILFGMIALGMTVIVLFVFYRINKQTDRQLREPENQQGNSAFRFVKGNVVNRRQ from the exons ATGTATCTTTGTGAAGTGCTGtgcttaaaaaatttgtttttcttgatGTGGTACGGAAGCTATGTTACAGCAACAAATGCAG ATTCCGAGGATTCTACACCGGCACATGATTCAAGTAAATCAGTCTCACATATTGCGCTGGAATCTATCTTGTTTGGAATGATAGCATTGGGGATGACCGTCATTGTGCTTTTCGTCTTTTACCGtatcaacaaacaaacagacaGGCAATTGAGAGAACCAG aaaatcaACAAGGAAATTCAGCATTTAGGTTTGTTAAGGGAAATGTCGTCAACAGACGACAATAG
- the LOC143460228 gene encoding uncharacterized protein LOC143460228, whose amino-acid sequence MNLFNVLFIKRIISLIWCTTEVIATTDLTTTAAGYNETTPGHNVTKTSDTFKIVMITVCVLALMTVISVKLYATFCPIHRRRRLSNIINNMFVEFNFHNYFFFSRI is encoded by the exons atgaatctttttaacgttttgttCATAAAAAGGATAATTTCTTTGATCTGGTGCACAACTGAAGTTATTGCAACAACTGATTTGACAACAACGGCTGCAG GTTACAACGAAACAACACCTGGACATAATGTAACTAAAACAAGTGATACCTTTAAGATTGTCATGATAACAGTTTGCGTTCTTGCGCTTATGACAGTAATAAGTGTGAAGCTTTATGCTACGTTCTGTCCTATACACCGTCGACGAAGACTCAGTAACATTATCAATAACATGTTTGTTGAATTTAACTTCCACaactatttttttttttccagAATTTGA
- the LOC143461163 gene encoding uncharacterized protein LOC143461163, which translates to MYLCEVLCLKNLFFLMWCGSYVTATNADSEDSTPAHDSGKLVSHISLESILFGMIALGMTVIVLFFFYRINKQTDRQLREPENQQGNSAFRFLKGNVVNRRQ; encoded by the exons ATGTATCTTTGTGAAGTTCTGTGcttaaaaaacttgtttttcttGATGTGGTGCGGAAGCTATGTTACAGCAACAAATGCAG ATTCCGAGGATTCTACACCGGCACATGATTCAGGAAAATTAGTCTCACACATTTCGCTGGAATCTATCCTGTTTGGGATGATAGCCTTGGGGATGACGGTCATAGTACTTTTCTTCTTTTACCGtatcaacaaacaaacagatAGGCAATTGAGAGAACCAG aaaatcaACAAGGAAATTCAGCATTTAGGTTTTTAAAGGGAAATGTTGTCAACAGACGACAATAG
- the LOC143461167 gene encoding uncharacterized protein LOC143461167 isoform X3 codes for MYLCEVLCLNNLFFLMWCGSYVTATNAGELSEQTSQEYFLVAMIGLGIVLIIVFFSIYLINKQTVRQLTEQENRQGYLAFRFVNRNVVLRRQ; via the exons ATGTATCTTTGTGAAGTTCTGTGCTTAAACAACTTGTTTTTCTTGATGTGGTGCGGAAGCTATGTTACAGCAACAAATGCAG GTGAATTATCGGAACAGACATCTCAGGAATATTTCCTGGTTGCGATGATAGGCTTGGGTATTGTACTCATAATAGTGTTTTTTAGCATTTATCTTATCAACAAGCAAACAGTCAGGCAATTGACAGAACAAG AAAATCGACAAGGATATTTGGCATTTAGGTTTGTTAACAGAAATGTCGTCCTAAGGCGACAATAG
- the LOC143461167 gene encoding uncharacterized protein LOC143461167 isoform X2 — MYFYEVLCLQNLFFLMWCGSYVTATNAEYDLGEFDHEYEFDSGELSEQTSQEYFLVAMIGLGIVLIIVFFSIYLINKQTVRQLTEQENRQGYLAFRFVNRNVVLRRQ, encoded by the exons atgtatttttatgaAGTTCTGTGCTTACAAAACTTGTTCTTCTTGATGTGGTGCGGAAGCTATGTTACAGCAACAAATGCAG AATACGATTTAGGTGAATTTGATCATGAATATGAATTTGATTCAGGTGAATTATCGGAACAGACATCTCAGGAATATTTCCTGGTTGCGATGATAGGCTTGGGTATTGTACTCATAATAGTGTTTTTTAGCATTTATCTTATCAACAAGCAAACAGTCAGGCAATTGACAGAACAAG AAAATCGACAAGGATATTTGGCATTTAGGTTTGTTAACAGAAATGTCGTCCTAAGGCGACAATAG
- the LOC143460417 gene encoding uncharacterized protein LOC143460417 translates to MYLCEVLCLNNLFFLMWCGSYVTATNADYNDPTSAYEPGELSSQTLLETFLAGMIGLCIVLIIVLLCVYRISKQTVRQLRERENRQGYLAFRFVNGNVVNRRQ, encoded by the exons ATGTATCTTTGTGAAGTTCTGTGCTTAAACAACTTGTTTTTCTTGATGTGGTGCGGAAGCTATGTTACAGCAACAAATGCAG ATTACAATGATCCAACATCTGCATACGAGCCAGGAGAATTATCCTCTCAGACTTTGCTGGAAACTTTCCTGGCTGGGATGATAGGCTTGTGTATTGTGCTCATAATAGTGCTTTTGTGTGTTTACCGTATCAGCAAACAAACTGTGAGACAATTGAGAGAACGAG AAAATCGACAAGGATATTTGGCATTTAGGTTTGTTAACGGAAATGTTGTCAACAGACGACAATAG
- the LOC143461167 gene encoding uncharacterized protein LOC143461167 isoform X4: MYFYEVLCLQNLFFLMWCGSYVTATNAGELSEQTSQEYFLVAMIGLGIVLIIVFFSIYLINKQTVRQLTEQENRQGYLAFRFVNRNVVLRRQ, translated from the exons atgtatttttatgaAGTTCTGTGCTTACAAAACTTGTTCTTCTTGATGTGGTGCGGAAGCTATGTTACAGCAACAAATGCAG GTGAATTATCGGAACAGACATCTCAGGAATATTTCCTGGTTGCGATGATAGGCTTGGGTATTGTACTCATAATAGTGTTTTTTAGCATTTATCTTATCAACAAGCAAACAGTCAGGCAATTGACAGAACAAG AAAATCGACAAGGATATTTGGCATTTAGGTTTGTTAACAGAAATGTCGTCCTAAGGCGACAATAG
- the LOC143461167 gene encoding uncharacterized protein LOC143461167 isoform X1 — MYLCEVLCLNNLFFLMWCGSYVTATNAEYDLGEFDHEYEFDSGELSEQTSQEYFLVAMIGLGIVLIIVFFSIYLINKQTVRQLTEQENRQGYLAFRFVNRNVVLRRQ, encoded by the exons ATGTATCTTTGTGAAGTTCTGTGCTTAAACAACTTGTTTTTCTTGATGTGGTGCGGAAGCTATGTTACAGCAACAAATGCAG AATACGATTTAGGTGAATTTGATCATGAATATGAATTTGATTCAGGTGAATTATCGGAACAGACATCTCAGGAATATTTCCTGGTTGCGATGATAGGCTTGGGTATTGTACTCATAATAGTGTTTTTTAGCATTTATCTTATCAACAAGCAAACAGTCAGGCAATTGACAGAACAAG AAAATCGACAAGGATATTTGGCATTTAGGTTTGTTAACAGAAATGTCGTCCTAAGGCGACAATAG
- the LOC143461166 gene encoding uncharacterized protein LOC143461166 isoform X1, with translation MYVCEVLCLKNLFFLMWCGSYFTATNAVLFVTDYKDPTSAYKPGELSSQNVLETFLVGMLALGIALIIMLLCIYRSRKQTVRQLRERENQQRNLAFRFTNGNVVNRRQ, from the exons ATGTATGTTTGTGAAGTTCTGTGcttaaaaaacttgtttttcttGATGTGGTGCGGAAGCTATTTTACAGCAACAAATGCAG ttttatttgttacaGATTACAAGGATCCAACATCTGCATATAAGCCAGGAGAATTATCCTCTCAGAATGTTCTGGAAACTTTCCTGGTTGGGATGCTAGCCTTGGGTATTGCACTCATAATAATGCTTTTGTGCATTTACCGTAGCAGAAAACAAACAGTCAGGCAATTGAGAGAACGAG aaaatcaACAAAGAAATTTGGCATTTAGGTTTACTAACGGAAATGTCGTCAATAGACGACAATAG